AGCATATTGCAGCAGTTCAGTACCAAGATTTTTTCCACGGTGATTTTCATCTACAAAAAGGAACTCCACCTCTAATGTATCAAAAGTACTGACAGCAACAATTCCTGCAATTATTTTACCATCTTTTTTAATATGAAAATTATAATCATCAAAGCCTCTCATATATTTTTTGTTGTATTCACGAAGTCTTGAATGAATATACTCATTATCTTCTTCAGAACTATAAACAATTTTGTTTATCATTACACTTATTCTCCTTTTTGAAATATAAATAATATGAAATTAAAGCTCGGCCCTAAATTACAGTTTGTTCTTCTCATTATTACGCTCATAATCTTCAGTGTTTTTTATAAATAGTATAAGAATATATAGATGAAATAATCCCATCTATTATTATTACTCCAAGCATTACAATTGTTGATGCTATTCCTCCAATAAAAACTGATTCAATAATAATTATCAATCCGGATACCATAAAAAAAATTCCACCAAATCTGTTGCTTTTCGCCCAAGTTATATCGTTTTTCATACTCCACTTTGTTCGAACTCCTACAACTGAATTTAATTTGCTTTTGGGTATGACATTACCAATTATAATTAAAAAAATACCTATGACAACATTTGTGATTACATTTATATCTATTGCCATTGTTTGCATATTATTTTTAACTTCAACCATAGAAGAATACATAGAGCTACAATTCATTATTCCAAATAAAACAGCCATACCAATAGCTACATAATAAATTACTTTTTCATTTTGCTGAGCTTCTTTAATTGACTTTTCATCGGATGTCATCACCTGTCTTTTTCTGAAATATCTTAAAAATAAAGACCAAAATAATGTCACTATAATTATAATTATTGGAAATATAAGCTTCTCATACTTAGAACCCCATCTATCAATATTCCCCATGAAGTCATAGTGTACAGGAATTTTATCTTCCATAAACTGTATAGCTACAAGAATCATACAAATTGGTAATAAAGTCACTGCCCATAAAATCTTATTTTTCATATTCATTCCCCCCAAATTGTTTTATCCAAATTATCAATTCATTAAAAACAGTAGTGTTAAGTTCATAATATATAAAGTTTTTATGCTTGTATTCCATTACTAAATCAGCATTTTTTAATAATTTTAAATGATATGATAAAGCTGCTGGTTTAATATTGAATTTTTCTGATATTTCTCCTGCTGTTAATCTACCACTTTTTAGAGAAACCATAATATTTCGTCGTAAAGGGTCTGACAACACTTTGAAGGTCTCTGCTATTCCCATTCAATCACCTATTTCAAATTTTATTTAAATAGATTATATAGAATACCATGAGTCAGGACCACCCGTAAAACGGGTGGCTTGCTTTAGCCCTATAAGGGCATATTACTGGCTGTGCTACTCGCACATTGAACGGCTTGCCAACCGCAAAATTTTTACAGGCTACCCCTAAAAGGGGTATTATTTTTTGCCTTGTTTTACTGGCTTACCCGTAAACGGGTCTATATATTCTTTTAAACTCATCTGTTCATATGCTATATCTTCTTGTATCTGATTCTTTATATATTCCTCTATAACTTTTTTATTTCTACCAACTGTATCAACATAATAACCCTTACACCAAAATTGTCTATTTCCATATTTATATTTTAAATTTGCATGTCTATCAAATATCATCAACGAACTTTTTCCTTTTAGATATCCCATAAATTGAGATACACTTAGTTTTGGTGGTATACTTACAAGCATATGTATGTGATCTTTGCACGCATTTGCTTCAATTATTTCTACTCCTTTATGTTCACATAGCTTTCTTAATATTTGTCCTATATCTGCTTTTATCTTCCCATATATTACTTGTCTCCTATACTTAGGTGCGAAAACTATATGATATTTACAATTCCACTTGCTATGTGCTAAACTACTATTATCCATATTGGATATACCTCCTTTGTTTAATGATTGTGGTCGGCAAACCTACTTTCATTTTACATTGGAGGTTTTATTTTTTCTACTCATAGCTAAAAGCTTTTTAGAACCACAGGTATAACCTGTGGTATTCATAATACAAAAAAATCAACATCTATTTAAAATATTTTTTAAATAGATGTTGATTAAAGATAACATAAATAACTATATTCCAATTCCTATAAGTTAGTTTTATCACCAATCAGCTTATGTTTATTTAAATTTTTTTATTATTAACTTCATATATCATTTTCATTTTCTAATAACAAAATAAAA
The nucleotide sequence above comes from Hathewaya histolytica. Encoded proteins:
- a CDS encoding GNAT family N-acetyltransferase, translating into MINKIVYSSEEDNEYIHSRLREYNKKYMRGFDDYNFHIKKDGKIIAGIVAVSTFDTLEVEFLFVDENHRGKNLGTELLQYAENAARINGLKRILLNTYSFQAPEFYKKLGYSELFKIEPCFEKFSQSYFIKNL
- a CDS encoding SdpI family protein, whose product is MKNKILWAVTLLPICMILVAIQFMEDKIPVHYDFMGNIDRWGSKYEKLIFPIIIIIVTLFWSLFLRYFRKRQVMTSDEKSIKEAQQNEKVIYYVAIGMAVLFGIMNCSSMYSSMVEVKNNMQTMAIDINVITNVVIGIFLIIIGNVIPKSKLNSVVGVRTKWSMKNDITWAKSNRFGGIFFMVSGLIIIIESVFIGGIASTIVMLGVIIIDGIISSIYSYTIYKKH
- a CDS encoding autorepressor SdpR family transcription factor; translation: MGIAETFKVLSDPLRRNIMVSLKSGRLTAGEISEKFNIKPAALSYHLKLLKNADLVMEYKHKNFIYYELNTTVFNELIIWIKQFGGNEYEK
- the tnpA gene encoding IS200/IS605 family transposase, which gives rise to MDNSSLAHSKWNCKYHIVFAPKYRRQVIYGKIKADIGQILRKLCEHKGVEIIEANACKDHIHMLVSIPPKLSVSQFMGYLKGKSSLMIFDRHANLKYKYGNRQFWCKGYYVDTVGRNKKVIEEYIKNQIQEDIAYEQMSLKEYIDPFTGKPVKQGKK